TTTAGCGCAAAACTTAAACCTGCCACGCCGCTTCCTATAACCAAAAAGTCTGATTTGATTTCCATGTTCAAGAGCGTAAGACATTATCTGAAAAATGTCAATCACAGCATTGTCAACCATATATCCCAATACAGGTTGACAATATCATTTATTTTATGCTAATTAAAAGAGCCATGATTAGAGCTATGTTAAAGAGGTTTGAAGAAAAGGCATTAAGAGGAGAGGGGCTTTCCTGTGAAGAGGGATGTGAATTGATAAATCTGCCGGATGCACATCTCTTTGACATCCTTGCCTCTGCTGAAAAAATTCGCAAATATTTTAAAAGCGATGAAGTAAATCTATGCTCAATTATAAATGCCAAGAGCGGACTTTGTCCTGAAGACTGCGTCTTCTGCAGTCAGTCCGCGCATTATAATACTGATGTTAAGACCTACCAAATGGTAGAACCTCATAAGATTGTTAGGACAGCAAAAACTGCCTCACAGATAGGGGCAAGAGAGTTTTCTATTGTTACGAGCGGCACATCTGTCAGCAAAGACAACGATGTGGCTATTCTTGCGCAGGCGCTTCAGGAAATGAAGAACGAGGTAGCAATGGAAAGGTGCGCATCGCTCGGCATCATGGATGCTGAAACACTGCAAAAACTTAAAGATGCG
This region of Deltaproteobacteria bacterium genomic DNA includes:
- the bioB gene encoding biotin synthase BioB, with the protein product MLIKRAMIRAMLKRFEEKALRGEGLSCEEGCELINLPDAHLFDILASAEKIRKYFKSDEVNLCSIINAKSGLCPEDCVFCSQSAHYNTDVKTYQMVEPHKIVRTAKTASQIGAREFSIVTSGTSVSKDNDVAILAQALQEMKNEVAMERCASLGIMDAETLQKLKDAGLESYHHNLETARSFFPNICTTHDYEEDVNTIRTAKRLGFYTCCGGVFGLGESREQRVELAITLRELDVDSIPINFLNPRPGTPLENANNLTPIECLRIISLFRFMLPTKDIVICGGREVNLRDMQCLIFAAGANGMMIGNYLTTTGNPPEKDLQMVRDLGLKPRR